The Streptomyces sp. NBC_01363 region GCCGAACACCTTGGGCAACAGTCGGATGCTTCTGCATCTGTGACCGCCATCTGCGACCGCCACAAGAAGCCGGAACCCTATGTCCGAATCGCGCATGTTTCCCGTCTTCTCGTGATCCTGAACCTCTCCCGGGGGTTTGTGTTTTCCGGGGAAAAGCGGTTTCCTTTCCGCGTACTGCATTTTCGATGAAAGGGAATCCAGTGGCACAGAAGGTTCAGGTCCTTCTTGTCGATGACCTCGACGGCGGCGAGGCGGACGAGACGGTCACGTTCGCTCTCGATGGCAAGACGTACGAGATTGACCTCACGACGAGCAACGCGGACAAGCTCCGTGGTCTTCTTGAGCCGTACACCAAGGGTGGTCGGCGTACGGGTGGCCGCGCGTCGGCCGGCCGTGGCAAGGGCCGCGCCGTTACGGGTGGCAACAAGGACACCGCCGAGATCCGTAAGTGGGCCCGCGAGAACGGCCACAATGTGAATGACCGTGGCCGTGTTCCCGCGGAGATCCGCGAAGCTTACGAGAAGGCCAACGGCTGAGCTGTCGACCCGACCGTCGACGGCCCTGTCCGGGCAAGCATCAACCGGGCCCGGTGGCATTCCGTCGCCACCGCGTCCACCAGCCGTACGAGATCGGGAGCACCCCCACCCCTGCTCCCGAGGCCGGCGAGGGCCGGGAACTCCGACCCTTCCTCGTGTCGTGGCCCGGGGGGTCGCAGCCATGCGGCGGCCCCCGGCCGGCCCGCCATCCGTCCGGGCGGCACCGGCGCAGTGATCCGGCCGCCCGCACCGATGGCGGTCAGGGAGAGGGCGACGCCTCCCCACTCCAGCCAGTCGAGCAGTCCGGGCAGCTCGTCGGCGCTTCCCACCGCCACCAGCAGGCTCATCCGCGCGCCCGACAGCGCCACGGGCCCGGTGCGGTCCAGCCGCCGCAGCGCCGCCTGACCGGCGGCCGCGGGAACCTGGAGCACGTCGAACCGCAGCCCGGTCAGCAGGCGCACCGGAGCGGTGCCCGCCGTCGCCCAGCCGAGTTCGCGTTCGTACCACTGCGCCCACCGGGCGCAGTCGCCGCTCTCCCGCTCGCCGGTGACCGACGGCACGGGACGCGGGACGGTGATGGCCATGCCGGAAGAACGGCCCGGAGACCTCCGGAGTTACGCAGAGTCCCCGAGCGGGCGCGCAATGTGTCCGGGATGGGTGCGTAGGGGCGCATTCGGGAGCGCCAATATGTTCGCCCGTAGCGGAGGGAACCGGCGTGCACCGCATGGACTGTCTGTAATTGCGGGTAAGACATCCCTAGTGGGGAGGGGCGACACGCAGGTTCGGGCATCTCACGTTCGCCATCGGCGTACTGGCGAAAGGGGTATCTGCCTGGCCTGCGGGAACATCGTCTCGCACCATCGGGTTGGAGAAGTTGTCAGCGTTCGGGGCAGGAGGCCAAGGACGGTGTCGGCAGTTGGAATGAGCGGTCCCCGCTTGCGGGACTAAGCTGCGGAAGGACAGGGAGGGGACCGACCCCTTACTGCCTGACCGCTCTGAGGAGCGATTAACGATGTTCGAGAGGTTCACCGACCGCGCGCGGCGGGTTGTCGTCCTGGCTCAGGAAGAAGCCCGGATGCTCAACCACAACTACATCGGCACCGAGCACATCCTCCTGGGCCTTATCCACGAGGGTGAGGGTGTCGCCGCTAAGGCCCTGGAGAGCCTCGGGATTTCGCTCGAGGCGGTCCGCCAGCAGGTGGAGGAGATCATCGGCCAGGGCCAGCAGGCCCCGTCCGGGCACATCCCCTTCACGCCCCGGGCCAAGAAGGTCCTGGAGCTCTCGCTCCGCGAGGCCCTTCAGCTCGGCCACAACTACATCGGCACCGAGCACATCCTGCTCGGCCTGATCCGCGAGGGCGAGGGCGTCGCCGCCCAGGTCCTCGTGAAGCTGGGCGCCGACCTGAACCGGGTGCGGCAGCAGGTCATCCAGCTGCTCTCCGGGTACTCGGGCAGCAAGGAGGCGGCGACCGCGGGCGGCCCCGCGGAAGGCACGCCCTCCACGTCCCTGGTGCTCGACCAGTTCGGCCGGAATCTCACCCAGGCCGCTCGCGAATCCAAGCTCGACCCGGTCATCGGGCGCGAGAAGGAGATCGAGCGGGTCATGCAGGTGCTGTCCCGCCGCACCAAGAACAACCCGGTTCTCATCGGCGAGCCCGGCGTCGGCAAGACGGCGGTCGTCGAGGGACTGGCGCAGGCCATCGTCAAGGGCGAGGTGCCCGAGACCCTCAAGGACAAGCACCTCTACACCCTCGACCTCGGCGCGCTGGTCGCCGGCTCCCGCTACCGCGGTGACTTCGAGGAGCGCCTGAAGAAGGTCCTCAAGGAGATCCGCACCCGCGGCGACATCATCCTGTTCATCGACGAGCTCCACACCCTCGTGGGTGCGGGTGCCGCCGAGGGCGCGATCGACGCCGCCAGCATCCTCAAGCCGATGCTGGCCCGCGGCGAGCTCCAGACCATCGGTGCCACCACGCTCGACGAGTACCGCAAGCACCTGGAGAAGGACGCCGCTCTCGAGCGCCGCTTCCAGCCCATCCAGGTCGCGGAGCCGTCGCTGCCGCACACCATCGAGATCCTCAAGGGTCTGCGCGACCGCTACGAGGCCCACCACCGCGTCTCCATCACGGACGAGGCGCTGGTCCAGGCCGCGACGCTGGCCGACCGGTACATCTCGGACCGCTTCCTGCCGGACAAGGCGATCGACCTGATCGACGAGGCCGGTTCCCGGATGCGCATCCGCCGGATGACCGCGCCGCCGGACCTCCGCGAGTTCGACGAGAAGATCGCGGGTGTCCGCCGCGACAAGGAGTCGGCCATCGACTCCCAGGACTTCGAGAAGGCGGCTTCCCTCCGTGACAAGGAGAAGCAGCTGCTGGCGGCGAAGACCAAGCGCGAGAAGGAGTGGAAGGCCGGCGACATGGACGTCGTGGCCGAGGTCGACGGCGAGCTGATCGCCGAGGTCCTGGCCACCGCGACCGGCATCCCGGTCTTCAAGCTGACGGAGGAGGAGTCCTCCCGTCTGCTGCGCATGGAGGACGAGCTCCACAAGCGCGTCATCGGGCAGAAGGACGCCATCAAGGCCCTCTCGCAGGCGATCCGCCGTACGCGAGCCGGTCTGAAGGACCCGAAGCGCCCCGGTGGCTCGTTCATCTTCGCCGGCCCGTCCGGTGTCGGTAAGACGGAGCTCTCCAAGACGCTCGCCGAATTCCTCTTCGGTGACGAGGACGCGCTGATCGCCCTCGACATGTCGGAGTTCAGCGAGAAGCACACGGTTTCCCGCCTCTTCGGTTCTCCCCCCGGTTACGTGGGTTACGAAGAGGGCGGCCAGCTCACCGAGAAGGTGCGCCGCAAGCCGTTCTCCGTCGTCCTCTTCGACGAGGTCGAGAAGGCCCACCCCGATATCTTCAATTCCCTGCTCCAGATTCTGGAAGACGGTCGCCTGACCGACTCCCAGGGCCGGGTCGTGGACTTCAAGAACACGGTCATCATCATGACGACCAACCTCGGGACCCGGGACATCTCCAAGGGCTTCAACCTGGGCTTCGCCGCCCAGGGTGACGTCAAGACCGGCTACGAGCGGATGAAGAACAAGGTCAACGAAGAGCTCAAGCAGCACTTCCGCCCCGAGTTCCTCAACCGTGTCGACGACACGGTCGTCTTCCACCAGCTCACCGAGGAAGACATCATCCAGATCGTCGACCTCATGCTCGCCAAGGTGGACGAGCGCCTGAAGGACCGCGACATGGGCATCGAGCTGAGCTCGGAAGCCAAGTCGCTCCTGGCGAAGAAGGGCTACGACCCCGTGATGGGCGCCCGGCCGCTGCGCCGGACGATCCAGCGCGAGATCGAGGACATCCTCTCCGAGAAGATCCTCTTCGGTGAGCTGCGCCCCGGTCACATCGTGGTCGTCGGCACCGAGGGCGAGGGCGAGGAGAAGACCTTCACCTTCCGCGGCGAGGAGAAGTCGGCACTGCCCGACGTCCCCCCGATCGAGCAGGCGGCAGGCGGCACGGGCCCGAACATGTCGAAGGACGTGTGAGGACGCCCCCGAGCGTCTGAGAAGAAGCTGAAGGGGCTGCCCCGGACCGTGCGAACGGTCCGGGGCAGCCCCTTCCGCCGTGTCGCGGGGTCAGCGGTGTGGGTCGTCGCCCACGATCGTTGCGGGGCCGGCCGCCACCTCGCAGTCGGGCATCGCCCGGATCGGGGAAATGTCGATGCGGTCGACATGCCTGGGCGAAACGATCACCACCCGCTTCAGAGCGGGGAAGACCCGGGGGATCTGTTCCATTTCGAGCACATCGGTGTCGAGGTAGAGGTCCAGGCTGCCGAGGGAAGGCACGGGCTGTTCCCCGGCGAACTCCGTCGCGGACGACAGGGGCAGGGTGAGGTGGATCACCTGCGGAGCCCGCCGGAGAGCGGCGAGCAGCGGTCGGACCGGGGTGCGGGTTCCCAGTCCGAGCCGGCGCAGGTTCGTCCAGCCGTCGAGCGAGTCCACCTCCAGCGAGGCTGCCTGCTCGATGGTCAGTGTGCTCAGCTCAGGGTGGGCGGGCAGCTGGGAGAGCCGTTCGGCCGTCAGGCGGCTGAGCCACAGGGAATTCAGTTCTCCCGAAGCCGTGGCGGCCAGCGCACCGCCGGGGAGATGGCTCATGTCGAGCTCGACCACTTTCAGCGCGGGGAGCCCGGTGAGCGAGCCGAGGTCCCGTACGCCAGGACAGTCGCTCAGCGACAGGGACTCGAGCTGCCCGGCGCACTCCGTCAGGAACGAGAGGTCGGTCAGGCAGGGGTTCCGCAGGAAGGCCAGCCCGGTCCATGGGCCGCCGCGCAGGGCGGCGTGGAGTTCGGCGGCGGTGAGGGCCCCGGCGATCTCCAGGTTCGTGGCGGACGGCAGGTCGCGCAGTGCTGCCAGCTTCTCCGGGGCGTCGATCTGCAGGGCGTCGTGCGTCAGATCGCAGGTGGCAAGGACCTGCTGGGCGTATGCCCGTACCGGATACCTGTTCCAGTACGCCTCGAACAGGTGGCTGTGTTCCGGGTGGGCGAGTGCCCAGCGGCGGGCGTGCGGTACGGCCTCCGCCCCACCGATTTCGCTGATCAGGTCGATGAACAGGCCGGCCTGCTCCCTGCCGGATACGTGGTCCGGGTCGGGCAGGAAGTCCAGAGCGGCCGGACCGAGGCGGGCGAGCAGCCGTACGTCCCCGCCGTCCTTCGGCGGGAACAGCGCCCCGACGGCCGTGCGGACCCTGGCCCGGGTCGTCTCGTCCAGCCAGGTCGCGTGCTGCGCGCAGAGCGCGGCCAGGACGAATATCTCGTCCCGGGTGACGGTGTCGCCGGGGCCGGGCCGCGCGTCCAGCAGACCGTTGACCAGTACGGGGTGTTCCCGGCGGCCGCAGTGGCCGGCCGAGAGCAGGACGACGTCGTACCAGTGCTGTGCGCCCGCCCGGCCGAGCAGCTCGTTCAGCTGGTCGCCCTCGACGAACTCCTTCGCGGCGAGGAAGTCCTGGAAGGTGCGGTGGGCGAACTGGTAGACGTCGTCGGCACGCTCCTGGAGGACTCCGCTGCGGTTCAGCAGATGGGTCAGGATCTCCTCGGCCGAGCCCTGGCCGCGCAGCCGTTCCATGCCCGGCAGGGCGCGTTCCAGCTGGTGCAGCGCCGCGGAGCGGTGGAGCTCCGACTGGCCGCCCCGCACCAGCCAGATCGCGATGCGCTGGAGGAGCTGGGCCTGTTCCGCCACGTTCATCGTGATGCCTTCGGGGGCCTCGATCCTGCGCTGCTTGTCGCGGTCGCCGAGCAGCATCGTGAGGGCCGAGTCGTACAGGCTCCAGCGGGTCTCCGGCAGGATGCCCTGGCGGCGTCGGTGAAGGGCGCAGATCACCGCGCAGAGCAGTGGCGTACGGGCCAGATCGCGCAGGGTCCGGTTCTGGGCGAACTGCTGGATCAGGTCCCGTTCCAGCCTCCCGAGCGTCTCGTGGTCCTCGTCGTCCAGCCGGGCGGCCCGGTGCCAGGCGGCGACGAAGGCCTCGATGTCCTCGTCCCGCATCGGCAGCAGCCGCAGCTCGTCGAAGTCCTGGGACATCAGCCAGCCCGGCTCGACGGCCAGCGGGCGCACCGTGGCCACACAGCGGATGTCCGGGTACCGGTCGAGGAGACGGGACAGCCACTCGTGCGCCTGCTCGCGGTCGTCGCGCGGGACCTCGTCCAGACCGTCGACCAGCAGCAGCGCCCGGCCCGACTCCAGCACCCGGCCGACCCAGCCCCCGGGGGCCTCGTCGATCACCAGCCGGGCCGCGTCGGGGAGCTGCGCGGGGGCGGGGAACGTGCCGCCCTGGGCGCGCAGGGTGCGCAGTGGTACGACGAACGGGACCAGGCCGTTGAGCGCGGCCAGCTCCGGGCCCAGCGTGCCGGCCGAGGCGTGCGCCGCCAGCCACCAGAGCAGCGTGGTCTTGCCGGCGCCCGCGTCGCCGCGCAGCAGGACCCGGGGGCGGTCCGGGAGCAGCGTGTCGATCCGCATGGGCGACGGCCCCGCGCGCCCGGAGGTCTGCTGGGCCTCCAGGCTCAGGTACGCGGTGTCCAGATCCCACTCGGAGTCGCGCCGGCCCAGCTCGTCGAGGCCGAAGATCTTTGTACGACGGTACGCCGCCCCGAGCGCCGCCGCGTACTCCTCCTCGTACCGCGCGTCCCTGGGAAAGCGGCCGTGGACCTGCTCGTGGCGCAGTGCCGTGCCGGTCTGCCGGTAGACGAGCTCGAACGGCTGCGAGGCGATGAGCGGGGCGAGCGGTACGCACTCCACGCGCCGGCCGCCGCGCTGCCGGGGGATCTGCCGGGCGATGCCGATGAGGACGTTCCCGGCGAAGACCGGTCCGCCGGACATGCCGCGCAGCGACGGGGGCTCCGAGTCGTTTCCCGGGGGCGGCGGGCCGTCCAGCTCGCAGACCAGCAGTCCGCGCAGGTGTCCGGCCATCGGCAGGGCGGTGGCCGTGTACTGGTCGGCCTCCAGATGCCGCTCGGGGCCGTACCGCTGGATGTCGGGGAAGCCGGTGATCTCGCATCCGGAGACGGCCTGCTCGGAGTGGAGGACGCCGAGCCGCACCGCGGAGACCGGGAGCACCGGGTCGGCGGTCAGCAGGAGGGCGGCGTCGAGGTCGTGGTCGACCCAGGCGACCGTTGCCGTCGCGTGGTTTGCCCGCCCGGGGTGGGCGACGGTGGCCCGGCTGCCGCCCCGGACCACATGGGCACAGGTCAGCACGAGCCGGTCGGTGAGCAGGGCGCCGCTGCCCTGGACGGTTCCGGCGCCGAGGACGACGACCGTGCGCGCCGCGGGTGCGGTGGGCGGCGCGGTGGTCACGGCCGTGCCGCCCCGCCGCCGAAGTGGGCTGTGCTGCCCTGGTCGCCGTGGCCGATCTGCCAGGGCCCGCCGGTCGCGGCGTCGCGCGGCTTCAGGGTGAACGCGACCTTGTGCGTGCGGCCGGTCGCGCGGGAGGCGTCGGCGCCCGCCTCGACCACCCAGGCCTTGACCTTGCCGCCGCCCTTGATCTCCTTGCGGAGTTCGAGGGTGAACTCCATCTGGATGTCGCCGACCTCGAAGGCCACGGGGCGGCCGGTGGCGCGGCCCGCGGCGTCGATGAGCTGGTTGCGGATCGACTCGACGGCGTCGGCGAGTTCGATGCCGTCCATGTCGCTGGTGTCCGCGGCGTCACTGGCCATGGCATGTCCCCCGGAGTCGGCCTGGTCGTCGGGTCAGCCTAAGGGCTGCCACGCGCACGGGCCGAAGGTCCCGAAACGGACAGCCTTCGGGCCCGTCGGCGGTGACAAGGCGCACAGCCCGTTCCGGGCCTACTAGGCGCGGTAGGGGAGGGTGCCGTGATCGCCGCGGGGACCTTCGGCCCTGCGGTGGAGGGTGCTTTCGATGCCGGACACCCAGGGGCCCGGGTCGCTGGGATCTGTCCGATTCGAGCGGTTTGGAGCTGGGGTTAAACCTGGCCGGAAACAAGAGTTTCGACGGGTTCGGGCGCGCGTCGCGCGAAACCTGCTGCGACGAATTCCCGGGGCTCCGGATACGGCTTTTGTTCGTAGATGGGGTGTTTGAGCAATGGCCGGGGTGCGGGTTACCAAGGAATGGCCAGCCCGGCCGGAGCGCCGGGTCCAGTCATCTCCGGAGGTTCTCCGCTTATGTCGAAGCGCGTTTCGTTCCAGCACTCCCGCCGCCCGTCCCTGTCCCGTGTTCGTGGCGCCGTCGTGGCAGCCGGCCTGGGGACGTCGATGGTTCTCGGTGCGGGCGCTGCGTTCGCGGCCGGCTCGGCGGGCGCCCCGGATTCCGTGAACCTGATCAACACCGGCGCGGCCGAATCGGTCGCCGAGCAGGCGGTCGTGCAGGGCAAGGTCGCCGAGAAGGCCGCGGCCAAGAAGGCGGCGGCGGTCAAGAAGGCGGCCGCGGAGAAGAAGGCCGCCCTGAAGA contains the following coding sequences:
- a CDS encoding Lsr2 family protein, which produces MAQKVQVLLVDDLDGGEADETVTFALDGKTYEIDLTTSNADKLRGLLEPYTKGGRRTGGRASAGRGKGRAVTGGNKDTAEIRKWARENGHNVNDRGRVPAEIREAYEKANG
- a CDS encoding SCO3374 family protein; its protein translation is MAITVPRPVPSVTGERESGDCARWAQWYERELGWATAGTAPVRLLTGLRFDVLQVPAAAGQAALRRLDRTGPVALSGARMSLLVAVGSADELPGLLDWLEWGGVALSLTAIGAGGRITAPVPPGRMAGRPGAAAWLRPPGPRHEEGSEFPALAGLGSRGGGAPDLVRLVDAVATECHRARLMLARTGPSTVGSTAQPLAFS
- a CDS encoding ATP-dependent Clp protease ATP-binding subunit, which produces MFERFTDRARRVVVLAQEEARMLNHNYIGTEHILLGLIHEGEGVAAKALESLGISLEAVRQQVEEIIGQGQQAPSGHIPFTPRAKKVLELSLREALQLGHNYIGTEHILLGLIREGEGVAAQVLVKLGADLNRVRQQVIQLLSGYSGSKEAATAGGPAEGTPSTSLVLDQFGRNLTQAARESKLDPVIGREKEIERVMQVLSRRTKNNPVLIGEPGVGKTAVVEGLAQAIVKGEVPETLKDKHLYTLDLGALVAGSRYRGDFEERLKKVLKEIRTRGDIILFIDELHTLVGAGAAEGAIDAASILKPMLARGELQTIGATTLDEYRKHLEKDAALERRFQPIQVAEPSLPHTIEILKGLRDRYEAHHRVSITDEALVQAATLADRYISDRFLPDKAIDLIDEAGSRMRIRRMTAPPDLREFDEKIAGVRRDKESAIDSQDFEKAASLRDKEKQLLAAKTKREKEWKAGDMDVVAEVDGELIAEVLATATGIPVFKLTEEESSRLLRMEDELHKRVIGQKDAIKALSQAIRRTRAGLKDPKRPGGSFIFAGPSGVGKTELSKTLAEFLFGDEDALIALDMSEFSEKHTVSRLFGSPPGYVGYEEGGQLTEKVRRKPFSVVLFDEVEKAHPDIFNSLLQILEDGRLTDSQGRVVDFKNTVIIMTTNLGTRDISKGFNLGFAAQGDVKTGYERMKNKVNEELKQHFRPEFLNRVDDTVVFHQLTEEDIIQIVDLMLAKVDERLKDRDMGIELSSEAKSLLAKKGYDPVMGARPLRRTIQREIEDILSEKILFGELRPGHIVVVGTEGEGEEKTFTFRGEEKSALPDVPPIEQAAGGTGPNMSKDV
- a CDS encoding serine protease; translation: MTTAPPTAPAARTVVVLGAGTVQGSGALLTDRLVLTCAHVVRGGSRATVAHPGRANHATATVAWVDHDLDAALLLTADPVLPVSAVRLGVLHSEQAVSGCEITGFPDIQRYGPERHLEADQYTATALPMAGHLRGLLVCELDGPPPPGNDSEPPSLRGMSGGPVFAGNVLIGIARQIPRQRGGRRVECVPLAPLIASQPFELVYRQTGTALRHEQVHGRFPRDARYEEEYAAALGAAYRRTKIFGLDELGRRDSEWDLDTAYLSLEAQQTSGRAGPSPMRIDTLLPDRPRVLLRGDAGAGKTTLLWWLAAHASAGTLGPELAALNGLVPFVVPLRTLRAQGGTFPAPAQLPDAARLVIDEAPGGWVGRVLESGRALLLVDGLDEVPRDDREQAHEWLSRLLDRYPDIRCVATVRPLAVEPGWLMSQDFDELRLLPMRDEDIEAFVAAWHRAARLDDEDHETLGRLERDLIQQFAQNRTLRDLARTPLLCAVICALHRRRQGILPETRWSLYDSALTMLLGDRDKQRRIEAPEGITMNVAEQAQLLQRIAIWLVRGGQSELHRSAALHQLERALPGMERLRGQGSAEEILTHLLNRSGVLQERADDVYQFAHRTFQDFLAAKEFVEGDQLNELLGRAGAQHWYDVVLLSAGHCGRREHPVLVNGLLDARPGPGDTVTRDEIFVLAALCAQHATWLDETTRARVRTAVGALFPPKDGGDVRLLARLGPAALDFLPDPDHVSGREQAGLFIDLISEIGGAEAVPHARRWALAHPEHSHLFEAYWNRYPVRAYAQQVLATCDLTHDALQIDAPEKLAALRDLPSATNLEIAGALTAAELHAALRGGPWTGLAFLRNPCLTDLSFLTECAGQLESLSLSDCPGVRDLGSLTGLPALKVVELDMSHLPGGALAATASGELNSLWLSRLTAERLSQLPAHPELSTLTIEQAASLEVDSLDGWTNLRRLGLGTRTPVRPLLAALRRAPQVIHLTLPLSSATEFAGEQPVPSLGSLDLYLDTDVLEMEQIPRVFPALKRVVIVSPRHVDRIDISPIRAMPDCEVAAGPATIVGDDPHR
- a CDS encoding trypco2 family protein, producing the protein MASDAADTSDMDGIELADAVESIRNQLIDAAGRATGRPVAFEVGDIQMEFTLELRKEIKGGGKVKAWVVEAGADASRATGRTHKVAFTLKPRDAATGGPWQIGHGDQGSTAHFGGGAARP